The Meles meles chromosome 6, mMelMel3.1 paternal haplotype, whole genome shotgun sequence genome has a window encoding:
- the LOC123943840 gene encoding 60S ribosomal protein L23a-like — MAPKVKKEAPAPPKAQAKAKALKKAVLKGVHSHKKKKIRTSPTFGLPKTLRLRRQPKYPRKSAPRRNKLDHYAIIKFPLTTESAMKKTEDNNTLVFIVDVKANKHQIKQAVKKLYDIDVAKVNTLIRPDGEKKAYVRLAPDYDALDVANKIGII, encoded by the coding sequence ATGGCGCCGAAAGTTaagaaggaagcccctgcccctcccaaagcccaagccaaagcaaaggctttgaagaAAGCGGTGCTGAAAGGCgtccacagtcacaaaaaaaagaagatccgcACATCACCTACGTTCGGACTACCCAAGACTCTGCGTCTCCGAAGGCAGCCCAAATACCCTCGAAAGAGcgcccccaggagaaacaagcttgatcactatgccataatcaagttccccctgactactgagtcagccatgaagaaaacagaagacaacaacacacttgtgttcattgtggatgtcaaggccaacaagcaccagatcaaacaggctgtgaagaagctctatgacattgatgtagccaaggtcaacaccttaatcaggcctgatggagagaagaaggcatacgttcgactggcccctgactatgatgctttggatgttgccaacaaaattgggatcatctaa